The Proteus vulgaris genome has a segment encoding these proteins:
- the cysA_2 gene encoding sulfate/thiosulfate transporter subunit gives MVLGNGKGQLPLEQNRINSILHLMKIPELAQSMPHELSGGQQQRVALARALAPSPELILFDEPFSAMDSALRVELRAEIINILRETGQSAIIVTHDREEAIQCSDYIAIIT, from the coding sequence ATGGTTTTAGGAAATGGTAAAGGTCAACTGCCATTAGAACAAAATCGAATTAATTCTATTCTTCATTTAATGAAGATACCTGAATTGGCTCAGTCTATGCCCCATGAACTTTCTGGAGGACAACAGCAACGAGTTGCATTGGCAAGAGCATTAGCTCCATCACCTGAACTAATCCTATTTGATGAACCTTTCTCTGCAATGGATAGTGCGTTACGTGTTGAGTTACGCGCTGAAATCATAAATATTTTGAGGGAAACGGGACAATCAGCAATTATCGTGACTCATGATCGGGAAGAGGCTATACAATGTTCTGACTATATTGCAATTATTACGTGA
- the fbpA gene encoding Major ferric iron-binding protein — protein MNSETIPSASKQDFVPIGVRSRVLAYNPDKVKESDIPKTWTKMVNDPAWKNRFSYHPGSGALVDQIAVYKKLHGLEATKAFLAAMKENGQSIKGHMAALKKIDQGDLDVAMINQYYLYRLYKEKGGADNVKAKIYYMRNGDADSALSFSAAGILRSSQHQSEAQQFITFLTSKAGQELYVQNSAEWPANTQAVSPVSYLVKLDSLDPPKTSFTTKEESDEAKALIKEAGIQ, from the coding sequence GTGAATTCTGAGACTATCCCTTCCGCATCGAAACAGGATTTTGTTCCCATTGGCGTTCGCAGCCGTGTTTTGGCCTATAATCCGGATAAAGTTAAAGAAAGTGACATTCCTAAAACATGGACAAAAATGGTAAATGATCCTGCGTGGAAAAATCGTTTTTCTTATCACCCGGGATCAGGTGCGCTTGTTGATCAAATAGCCGTTTATAAAAAATTACATGGATTAGAGGCGACAAAAGCGTTTTTAGCTGCGATGAAAGAAAATGGTCAATCAATCAAAGGGCATATGGCTGCGTTAAAGAAAATCGATCAGGGTGATTTGGATGTTGCAATGATCAACCAATACTATTTATACCGTCTTTATAAAGAAAAAGGCGGTGCAGACAATGTTAAGGCAAAAATTTACTACATGCGTAATGGCGATGCAGATTCAGCATTAAGTTTTTCTGCTGCCGGAATATTACGTTCATCACAACATCAATCGGAAGCACAACAGTTTATCACTTTCTTAACGAGCAAGGCAGGACAGGAACTGTATGTCCAAAATTCGGCAGAGTGGCCGGCCAATACTCAGGCCGTATCGCCAGTGAGCTACTTAGTGAAACTTGATAGCCTGGATCCGCCTAAAACGTCATTTACAACTAAGGAAGAAAGTGATGAGGCAAAAGCGTTAATAAAAGAGGCTGGGATCCAGTAA
- the cysT_2 gene encoding sulfate/thiosulfate transporter subunit, producing MFFHTRKTKQPPLLLAVVIVIITLPMLLPILYILQYGITLDIHQTYHLIFRAETFLLLRNTLLLCFTVTLISVLLGGLCAFLLERCQVRGKNLLSVLISLPLCIPGIVSGFTWFSLNTRIFSGFLGASLVMTLVSFPLAFLPISAALKRIDSTWEEVSYSLGRSRFYTFLHVLLPQLKPAIGSAVLLIALHLLIEFGVIAIMGYDTFSTAIFAEFEAYYNTQTAAVLCFVLVLLCLCIIGFELKIRGQANRVRSGKGGCSPTKTYLFRLWRVVCHWICFFNFYFRCCCTCHCVMSVDL from the coding sequence GTGTTTTTTCATACCAGAAAAACAAAACAACCGCCGTTACTTCTGGCGGTTGTTATTGTGATTATTACATTACCAATGTTATTACCCATTCTCTATATTTTACAGTATGGAATAACGTTAGATATTCATCAGACTTATCACCTTATTTTTCGTGCAGAAACATTTTTACTTTTACGAAATACGTTACTTTTGTGTTTTACAGTGACATTGATAAGTGTGTTATTAGGGGGACTATGTGCATTTTTACTTGAACGTTGTCAGGTAAGAGGAAAGAACTTACTCAGTGTATTAATTAGTTTACCTCTTTGTATCCCGGGTATTGTCAGTGGCTTCACCTGGTTTAGCCTTAATACACGCATTTTTTCAGGCTTTTTAGGGGCAAGCCTTGTAATGACGCTCGTGTCTTTTCCATTAGCATTTTTACCTATATCAGCTGCATTAAAACGCATTGACTCAACGTGGGAGGAAGTGAGTTATTCATTAGGGCGTTCCCGGTTTTATACTTTTCTTCATGTCCTGTTACCGCAATTAAAACCCGCAATAGGCAGTGCTGTTCTTCTGATTGCTTTGCATTTACTGATTGAATTCGGTGTTATTGCGATTATGGGTTATGATACTTTCAGTACCGCTATTTTTGCAGAATTTGAGGCTTATTATAATACTCAGACGGCTGCGGTACTCTGTTTTGTCTTGGTGCTTTTATGTTTATGCATTATTGGTTTTGAATTAAAAATCCGAGGACAGGCAAATCGGGTTCGTTCAGGTAAGGGGGGTTGTTCACCCACCAAAACTTATTTATTTAGGTTATGGAGAGTGGTTTGTCATTGGATTTGTTTCTTTAATTTTTATTTTAGGTGTTGTTGTACCTGTCATTGTGTTATGTCAGTGGATTTATGA
- the cysT_3 gene encoding sulfate/thiosulfate transporter subunit, with translation MLCQWIYEGTAIHSEYFSWKTYFNVIADTIFISLISAAITVLVASPLVWFSVRYSSFLSRWLERLPFILHAIPSIVVGLAIARYTVLYAGIFYQTYYVLIPAYLMLYLPLAQTTLRSAVEQLPYHIEEVSDSLGQKRATLLMRVILPSVRPGVIAGLALCFLQMMKELTATLILSPAGMSTIAIEIWHAQEGLSYSIVAVYGLSLILFSGIPVYLLKRHYSG, from the coding sequence GTGTTATGTCAGTGGATTTATGAAGGAACGGCCATTCATAGTGAGTATTTTTCCTGGAAAACCTATTTTAACGTCATTGCCGATACGATATTTATTTCGTTAATTTCTGCGGCAATAACAGTATTGGTTGCGTCCCCTTTAGTCTGGTTTTCTGTTCGTTATTCGAGTTTTCTCTCCCGGTGGCTGGAGCGCTTACCTTTTATTTTACACGCAATTCCATCGATTGTTGTTGGTTTGGCTATTGCACGATACACGGTCTTATATGCAGGTATTTTCTATCAGACCTATTATGTGTTAATTCCGGCCTATTTGATGCTTTATCTGCCATTAGCCCAGACAACACTGCGCTCTGCTGTGGAGCAACTTCCTTACCATATTGAAGAAGTTTCTGATTCTTTAGGGCAAAAAAGAGCCACTTTATTAATGCGGGTTATTTTACCCTCAGTCCGTCCTGGAGTCATTGCCGGGCTGGCACTGTGCTTTTTGCAAATGATGAAAGAATTAACTGCAACTCTTATTTTATCACCTGCGGGTATGTCAACAATCGCCATTGAGATTTGGCATGCTCAGGAAGGTTTATCTTATTCTATAGTTGCTGTTTATGGTCTGTCTTTAATTTTATTTTCAGGTATTCCGGTTTATTTATTGAAAAGACATTACTCAGGGTGA
- a CDS encoding putative lipopolysaccharide heptosyltransferase III → MAGMSLCDQMLTSDGGALHISVGVGVPTVAMFGNSDADFWGPWHIANEVLKAPENNVELLTVDDVFTRFITLRNRIIALDTKS, encoded by the coding sequence ATGGCCGGTATGTCTTTATGTGATCAAATGCTAACTAGTGATGGGGGAGCATTACATATTTCAGTAGGTGTTGGTGTACCAACAGTAGCTATGTTTGGTAATAGTGATGCTGATTTTTGGGGACCGTGGCATATTGCGAATGAAGTACTAAAAGCACCTGAAAATAATGTAGAGCTTCTTACGGTAGACGACGTATTTACTCGTTTTATTACACTAAGAAATAGAATTATTGCCTTAGACACAAAAAGTTAA
- the waaQ_2 gene encoding lipopolysaccharide core biosynthesis glycosyl transferase, protein MPKILIIQRDNIGDLILTTPLIDSLAHEYNTKIDLLVNSYNQAILEGNPSVGNIHVYSKLHHKKSGQSSLKLILSRLKIILDMRRQHYDVAIIARDHWAKRALQWAKLSGAKRIVAIGNDTPSAVTDPIPTPSNRGHIAELFCQLSHPLGIEKKAGPLKLYVKDEEIATIRQRIK, encoded by the coding sequence ATGCCTAAAATATTAATAATACAAAGAGATAACATTGGTGATTTAATACTTACAACACCATTAATTGATTCTCTTGCCCATGAATATAATACGAAAATAGATCTACTCGTAAACTCTTACAATCAAGCGATTCTAGAAGGTAACCCTTCTGTCGGAAATATCCATGTTTACAGCAAGTTACATCATAAAAAATCAGGCCAATCATCTTTAAAACTTATTCTTAGTCGCTTGAAAATTATTCTTGATATGCGTCGTCAACATTATGACGTTGCCATTATTGCTCGTGATCATTGGGCCAAAAGAGCATTGCAATGGGCAAAATTATCAGGTGCTAAGCGTATTGTCGCTATTGGCAATGACACACCTTCAGCAGTGACAGATCCAATTCCAACACCGTCTAATAGAGGTCATATCGCTGAGTTGTTCTGTCAACTAAGCCATCCTCTTGGAATAGAGAAAAAAGCAGGTCCTTTAAAGTTGTACGTCAAAGATGAAGAGATCGCTACAATTCGCCAACGTATTAAATAA
- the bdhA gene encoding iron-containing alcohol dehydrogenase — translation MQLDFTYYNPTTIHFGKNSLAKLNDELSHYGETIMLMYGRNAIKSNGLYDEVMAILKHAGKKVVELSGVMPNPTYAKMMEGAQLVREHNVSLILAVGGGSVIDCAKGISVSAYCENEDPFQKYWVEYQEIANKIIPVASILTMVGTGSEMNGGSVITHEKTKYKIGRVFPANVFPKFSILNPEYTFTVSQYQMVSGVYDTMSHLMEQYFSDQGANTTDYLIESLLKSSIDNLRIALKKPSDYEARSNLMWNATLALNTLTGLSKTQDWQVHMIEHQLGAYTDCAHGMGLAAISLPYYRFIYKFGIEKFVRFATQVWGVSTEGKTQDQIALEGIDALESFTKECGMVTSLEALGATKEMLPSIAQSTTIIGKGYKKLTTEDVLDILEACF, via the coding sequence ATGCAACTCGATTTTACTTACTACAACCCGACAACTATTCATTTTGGTAAGAACTCTCTTGCTAAATTAAATGATGAATTATCACATTATGGCGAAACCATCATGCTGATGTACGGTCGTAATGCAATCAAATCTAATGGCCTTTATGATGAAGTGATGGCAATACTCAAACATGCAGGAAAAAAAGTGGTTGAGTTATCAGGTGTGATGCCTAATCCAACTTATGCAAAAATGATGGAAGGTGCTCAATTAGTTCGTGAGCATAACGTCAGCTTAATTTTAGCTGTTGGTGGCGGTTCTGTTATTGATTGTGCCAAAGGGATCTCTGTTTCTGCTTATTGTGAAAATGAAGATCCTTTCCAAAAGTACTGGGTTGAATATCAAGAAATTGCAAATAAAATTATTCCTGTTGCTTCAATTCTTACTATGGTAGGCACTGGCTCCGAAATGAATGGCGGTTCTGTTATTACGCATGAAAAAACAAAATATAAAATTGGCCGTGTATTTCCTGCCAATGTATTTCCTAAGTTTTCAATCTTAAATCCAGAATATACCTTTACGGTTTCTCAATATCAGATGGTGAGTGGTGTATATGACACAATGTCTCATCTGATGGAACAATACTTTTCTGATCAAGGTGCAAATACAACCGATTATTTAATTGAAAGTTTATTAAAATCTTCTATTGATAATTTACGTATTGCGCTTAAAAAGCCGTCTGATTATGAAGCAAGAAGCAATCTGATGTGGAATGCAACTCTGGCACTAAACACACTGACGGGGCTATCAAAAACGCAAGATTGGCAAGTCCATATGATTGAACATCAATTGGGGGCTTATACCGATTGTGCTCATGGAATGGGACTTGCTGCAATTTCTCTGCCTTATTATCGTTTTATCTATAAATTCGGTATTGAAAAATTCGTACGCTTTGCCACCCAGGTATGGGGAGTATCTACAGAAGGTAAAACGCAAGACCAAATTGCACTTGAAGGTATTGATGCACTTGAAAGTTTCACAAAAGAGTGCGGAATGGTAACTTCGTTAGAAGCACTAGGTGCAACAAAAGAGATGCTCCCAAGTATTGCTCAATCCACAACAATTATTGGCAAGGGTTATAAAAAGCTAACAACTGAAGATGTTCTCGATATTTTAGAAGCGTGTTTCTAA
- the rhaS_3 gene encoding AraC-family transcriptional regulator, giving the protein MNNRENMALLNQKLAMLIAKWTHNTHYFDTQIPGLALTHWRSPTPITSHTHKSGICLIAQGEKRVILGEESFIYDANHFLISSIELPVMANIMKASKDKPFLGLVMELDLQEISQLIVDSGLIFNLNSNAQKGIAVGELSEPLLNAFIRLLTLLDEPDSIKILAPGIKREIFYRLLITEQGERLNQIVTAGSHSHQISKAVDWLKNNFIKPININELASCTGMSKSAFYTHFRTMTSMTPLQFQKKLRLNEARRLMLTENLGAITTTFRVGYESPSQFSREYSRLFGSPPATDIKMLKESNNI; this is encoded by the coding sequence ATGAATAATAGAGAAAACATGGCGTTATTAAACCAAAAACTTGCCATGCTAATTGCAAAATGGACTCACAATACGCATTATTTTGATACTCAAATCCCAGGATTGGCATTAACACACTGGCGTTCTCCCACACCTATTACCAGTCATACACATAAATCAGGCATATGCTTAATTGCTCAAGGTGAAAAAAGAGTAATTTTAGGAGAAGAAAGCTTTATTTATGACGCCAACCATTTTTTAATTTCTTCCATTGAACTTCCTGTTATGGCGAATATTATGAAAGCCAGCAAGGATAAGCCTTTTTTAGGGCTAGTTATGGAATTAGATCTACAAGAAATATCTCAACTGATCGTCGATAGTGGGCTAATATTTAATTTAAACTCAAATGCTCAAAAAGGAATTGCCGTCGGTGAATTATCAGAACCTTTATTAAATGCATTTATTCGATTGCTTACACTTCTTGATGAGCCTGATAGTATTAAAATTCTTGCTCCAGGCATAAAACGTGAGATTTTTTATCGCTTGCTGATCACTGAGCAAGGTGAGCGTTTAAATCAAATCGTTACAGCGGGTAGTCATAGCCATCAAATATCAAAAGCGGTTGATTGGTTAAAAAACAACTTTATAAAGCCAATTAATATCAATGAATTAGCCTCATGCACTGGAATGAGTAAATCTGCTTTCTATACTCATTTTCGGACAATGACATCAATGACACCACTTCAATTTCAGAAAAAACTTCGCCTCAATGAAGCTCGTCGATTAATGTTAACTGAAAACTTAGGTGCAATAACAACCACTTTTCGTGTTGGCTATGAAAGCCCTTCTCAATTCAGTCGTGAATATAGTCGATTATTTGGATCGCCTCCAGCAACCGATATTAAGATGCTCAAAGAATCTAACAATATTTGA
- the ubiE_2 gene encoding ubiquinone/menaquinone biosynthesis methyltransferase: METQTTTQTLSQEQPKAGHTFLASLGKTRLRPGGVEASDWLINNGHFTSSSQVLEIACNMATTSIEIAQKYGCHIIAVDMDEKALANAQHNVESAQLSHLIQLTKANALSLPFPDNSFDVVLNEAMLTMYADKAKAKLVKEYYRVLKPGGLLLTHDIMKINNDVDKDDLIGVVKSNVAPMFKQEWHDLFITTGFLEVKIKSGNMSLMSPIGLIHDEGLFRTAKIIKNGLKNKQNRQRFLSMFRFFRENRHNLNYIACCSKK, encoded by the coding sequence ATGGAAACTCAAACAACAACACAAACTTTATCTCAAGAACAGCCAAAAGCAGGACATACTTTTTTAGCCAGTTTAGGGAAAACGCGCTTAAGGCCAGGTGGTGTTGAGGCATCTGATTGGTTAATTAATAATGGGCATTTTACCTCTTCAAGCCAAGTTTTAGAGATTGCTTGCAATATGGCGACAACGTCAATCGAAATTGCACAAAAATATGGTTGTCATATTATTGCTGTTGATATGGATGAAAAAGCGTTAGCTAATGCACAACATAATGTTGAGAGTGCACAGTTATCACATTTAATTCAGTTAACAAAAGCCAATGCATTATCTCTCCCTTTTCCTGACAATAGTTTTGATGTGGTTTTAAATGAGGCCATGTTGACAATGTATGCGGATAAAGCCAAAGCTAAATTAGTAAAAGAGTATTATCGTGTTTTAAAACCGGGTGGCCTGTTATTAACACATGATATTATGAAAATAAATAATGATGTAGATAAAGACGATTTAATTGGGGTAGTAAAATCGAACGTAGCTCCTATGTTTAAGCAAGAATGGCATGACTTGTTTATTACTACTGGATTTTTAGAAGTAAAAATAAAATCAGGCAATATGAGCTTAATGTCACCTATAGGTTTAATTCATGATGAAGGGTTATTTAGAACAGCAAAAATAATTAAAAATGGGTTGAAGAACAAACAAAATAGGCAACGATTTTTATCTATGTTTCGTTTTTTTAGAGAAAATCGCCATAATTTAAATTATATTGCGTGTTGCTCTAAAAAATGA
- the sotB gene encoding sugar efflux transporter, with the protein MNIVAPNINEVSRQTAWIRVIILSFAAFVFNTTEFVPVALLSDISESFGMLPAQTGLMITIYAWVVALMSLPLMIMTSKVERRKLLIILFILFILSHILSGIAWNFKSLIAGRIGVAFSHAVFWSITASLAIRVAPPGKRAQALGLLATGTALATVLGLPIGRVVGQWLGWRATFMGIGALALITMFALMRYLPLLPSEHSGSLKSVPVLLRRGPLMGIFLLTVIAVTAHFTAYSYIEPFVIDIAKLDQNFATLVLLIFGGAGIIGSVLFSRYSAKMPTSFLFFALILLTACLSLLMVSSQNLTTFIVLIIFWGIGFMCIGLGMQVKVIDLAPDATDIAMSIYSGIFNIGIGAGALIGNQVILHAGMPNVGYAGTILSILAVIWCGFIFSRYRVSMGGAPRKKNQLHQH; encoded by the coding sequence ATGAATATCGTAGCACCAAACATAAACGAAGTAAGTCGCCAAACAGCGTGGATCAGGGTTATAATATTGTCGTTTGCAGCTTTCGTTTTTAATACAACAGAATTTGTTCCTGTTGCTCTGTTAAGTGATATTTCTGAAAGCTTTGGAATGCTCCCGGCTCAAACAGGTTTAATGATCACAATATATGCTTGGGTGGTCGCCTTAATGTCATTGCCCTTAATGATAATGACAAGTAAAGTTGAACGCCGTAAGTTACTTATTATCTTATTTATTCTTTTTATTTTAAGTCATATTTTGTCAGGTATTGCATGGAATTTTAAATCGCTGATAGCAGGGCGCATAGGTGTTGCTTTTTCTCATGCGGTTTTTTGGTCTATTACTGCCTCATTGGCAATTAGAGTGGCGCCTCCTGGTAAACGAGCACAAGCACTCGGTTTATTAGCAACAGGAACTGCATTAGCGACCGTTCTTGGTCTACCTATTGGGCGAGTTGTTGGGCAATGGTTAGGATGGCGTGCAACATTTATGGGTATTGGTGCTTTAGCTTTAATTACTATGTTTGCGCTAATGCGCTATTTGCCGTTATTACCGAGCGAGCATTCAGGATCATTAAAAAGTGTGCCTGTCTTATTAAGACGTGGACCATTAATGGGGATTTTCTTATTAACGGTCATTGCCGTTACGGCGCATTTTACGGCTTATAGTTATATCGAGCCTTTTGTCATTGATATCGCAAAATTAGATCAAAACTTTGCGACGTTAGTTTTACTTATTTTTGGTGGCGCTGGCATTATCGGTAGTGTGCTGTTTAGTCGTTACAGTGCCAAGATGCCAACTTCATTTTTATTTTTTGCTCTAATTTTACTAACTGCTTGCTTAAGTTTATTGATGGTAAGTAGCCAAAATTTAACGACATTTATTGTGTTGATTATATTTTGGGGGATTGGTTTTATGTGCATTGGTCTTGGTATGCAAGTTAAAGTGATCGATTTAGCGCCAGATGCAACAGATATTGCGATGTCTATTTATTCCGGTATTTTTAATATTGGTATTGGTGCAGGCGCTTTGATTGGTAATCAAGTTATTTTACATGCGGGCATGCCAAATGTGGGGTATGCAGGCACGATATTAAGTATTCTCGCCGTTATTTGGTGTGGTTTCATTTTTAGTCGTTATCGCGTTTCTATGGGAGGAGCGCCTCGTAAAAAGAATCAGCTTCACCAACACTAA
- the emrE_3 gene encoding methyl viologen resistance protein (ethidium resistance protein): MNGLTYLILAIISEVIATTMLKASEGFSRLYPSIIVVIGYCFSFWALSQVVKVMPLGIAYAIWSGLGIVSVSVAAVFIYQQKLDLPAIIGMGLIIAGVLVINLLSKSASH; encoded by the coding sequence ATGAATGGATTAACTTACCTAATATTGGCGATCATATCGGAAGTGATTGCGACAACAATGCTAAAAGCTTCTGAGGGCTTTAGCCGATTATATCCATCAATTATTGTCGTTATCGGTTATTGTTTTTCTTTTTGGGCGCTTTCTCAAGTGGTAAAAGTGATGCCATTGGGTATTGCTTATGCAATATGGAGTGGTTTAGGGATAGTGTCAGTTTCTGTTGCGGCTGTTTTTATCTATCAACAGAAGCTTGATTTACCGGCAATTATTGGCATGGGATTGATTATTGCTGGTGTTTTAGTCATAAACTTACTCTCAAAAAGTGCTTCACATTAA
- a CDS encoding lipoprotein, whose amino-acid sequence MQKKFKTTCYLFMVAGFTFIAGCNSSTQTQYSSTQTVNKSRAMPTTSLSVPLDESAKATCVFSGGVPSLNYELHGGQTPVCQFANGKRCSEQALIDGVCIPG is encoded by the coding sequence ATGCAAAAAAAATTTAAAACAACGTGTTATCTCTTTATGGTGGCTGGCTTTACTTTTATTGCAGGATGCAACAGTTCAACCCAGACACAATACTCATCAACACAAACAGTGAATAAAAGCAGAGCAATGCCAACGACAAGCCTTAGTGTCCCTTTAGATGAATCGGCTAAAGCAACGTGTGTCTTTTCTGGTGGAGTACCGTCTTTAAACTATGAGTTACATGGTGGGCAGACACCCGTGTGTCAGTTTGCTAATGGTAAGCGTTGCAGTGAACAGGCTTTAATTGACGGTGTTTGTATCCCAGGATAA
- the dsbB gene encoding disulfide bond formation protein B translates to MLTALRHWSQRRFSWLLLALTAIGLEGAALYFQYGMELMPCVMCVYQRIAVLGILVAALIGASAPKMTLMRMAGSFLWLYSAYRGIELAWEHTQLILNPSPFATCDFFVTLPSWFALQNWFPSIFQATGDCSVSQWQFLTLEMPQWMLIIFSAYFVVGLLVLMSQITSSFKSKE, encoded by the coding sequence ATGCTGACTGCTCTTCGTCACTGGTCACAACGCCGTTTTTCATGGCTATTGCTTGCATTAACTGCAATAGGCCTTGAAGGTGCCGCATTGTATTTTCAGTACGGAATGGAATTAATGCCTTGTGTGATGTGCGTCTATCAACGCATCGCAGTATTAGGAATATTAGTTGCCGCACTCATTGGTGCAAGCGCACCTAAAATGACACTCATGCGTATGGCAGGTAGTTTTTTATGGCTTTACTCAGCTTACCGGGGTATTGAACTGGCTTGGGAGCATACGCAACTTATTCTTAATCCATCACCTTTTGCAACATGTGATTTTTTTGTCACATTACCTTCTTGGTTTGCATTACAAAATTGGTTTCCTTCCATATTCCAAGCAACAGGTGACTGCTCTGTCAGCCAATGGCAATTCTTAACATTAGAAATGCCTCAGTGGATGCTGATTATTTTCTCTGCTTACTTTGTTGTGGGTTTATTGGTCTTAATGAGCCAAATCACAAGTTCTTTTAAATCAAAAGAATAA
- the nhaB_1 gene encoding sodium/proton antiporter: protein MVAGIYFMKQLLLFAFTKLLLSIRSKRILSIAFCFASAFLSAFLDALTVIAVVISVSLGFYSIYHNFASNQAGTELNNDGFIDTAEKKQTLEQFRAFLRSLMMHAGVGTALGGVMTMVGEPQNLIIAKHLEWDFVTFFIRMSPVTIPVFFAGLAVCYLVERFKLFGYGAELPDLVRKVLTEYDKKNSKKRTSQEKAQLMVQALIGIWLIVALAFHLAEVGIIGLSVIILATAFCGITEEHALGKAFEEALPFTALLTVFFSIVAVIIDQQLFGPIIQFVLQASESSQLSLFYLFNGLLSAISDNVFVGTVYISEALTALQDGLISQSQYEHIGVAINTGTNLPSVATPNGQAAFLFLLTSALSPLIRLSYGRMVVMALPYTIVMTLFGLLAVEFWLVPATHWFYEIGLVAIP, encoded by the coding sequence ATGGTTGCGGGTATTTATTTTATGAAACAATTATTGCTTTTTGCTTTTACCAAATTGCTTTTATCCATTCGTTCTAAACGAATATTGTCTATCGCCTTTTGCTTTGCAAGTGCATTTTTATCTGCCTTTTTAGATGCTTTAACCGTTATCGCTGTTGTGATCAGTGTTTCTCTCGGTTTTTACTCTATTTATCATAATTTTGCTTCTAACCAAGCAGGAACAGAGCTAAATAATGATGGATTTATTGATACCGCAGAGAAAAAACAAACATTAGAACAATTCCGTGCCTTTTTACGTAGCTTAATGATGCATGCTGGTGTAGGTACTGCATTAGGTGGCGTAATGACCATGGTAGGTGAACCCCAAAACCTGATTATTGCAAAACATTTAGAGTGGGATTTTGTGACCTTCTTTATTCGAATGTCACCTGTCACTATTCCTGTTTTCTTTGCAGGTCTTGCTGTGTGCTATTTAGTAGAGCGCTTTAAGCTTTTTGGTTATGGTGCTGAACTACCTGATTTAGTTCGTAAAGTTCTAACCGAGTATGATAAGAAAAACAGTAAAAAACGCACTTCTCAAGAAAAAGCACAACTGATGGTTCAAGCACTAATTGGGATCTGGTTAATTGTTGCTTTAGCATTTCATTTAGCAGAAGTCGGTATTATCGGTTTATCTGTTATCATTCTTGCAACAGCATTTTGTGGTATTACAGAAGAACATGCGCTCGGTAAAGCATTTGAAGAAGCATTACCGTTCACTGCATTATTGACAGTATTCTTTTCCATTGTCGCCGTCATTATTGACCAACAATTATTCGGTCCAATTATTCAGTTTGTTCTCCAAGCTTCAGAGTCCTCACAACTCTCACTCTTCTATCTATTTAATGGTCTATTGTCTGCCATTTCAGATAACGTGTTTGTCGGTACGGTTTATATCAGTGAAGCCTTAACGGCATTACAAGATGGACTAATTAGTCAATCACAATATGAACATATTGGTGTTGCTATTAATACAGGGACAAACTTACCTTCTGTCGCCACACCAAATGGCCAAGCTGCATTCTTATTTTTATTAACCTCCGCATTATCTCCACTTATCCGTTTATCCTATGGACGAATGGTGGTAATGGCACTGCCATATACTATCGTAATGACATTATTTGGTTTGCTGGCGGTTGAGTTCTGGCTTGTTCCTGCAACACATTGGTTTTATGAAATAGGCTTAGTTGCTATTCCATAA
- the nhaB_2 gene encoding sodium/proton antiporter — translation MDMSIRQALLKNFMGNSPDWYKLAILTFLIINPLIFFFVDPFVAGWLLVVEFIFTLAMALKCYPLQPGGLLAIEAVIIGMTSPKTNWS, via the coding sequence ATGGATATGAGTATAAGACAAGCATTACTAAAGAACTTTATGGGAAATTCTCCCGATTGGTATAAGCTTGCTATTCTTACTTTTTTAATTATCAACCCACTGATTTTTTTCTTTGTTGACCCTTTTGTCGCCGGTTGGCTATTAGTTGTAGAATTTATTTTTACACTAGCTATGGCGTTAAAGTGTTACCCATTACAACCCGGAGGATTACTTGCCATTGAGGCCGTCATTATTGGAATGACTAGCCCAAAAACAAATTGGTCATGA